In one Bacteroidales bacterium genomic region, the following are encoded:
- a CDS encoding DUF6048 family protein — MKNISGYFSRATVLLLALILFSPARGQDTLRTFGPRFGIDLARFIYILADPSEAGAEFSADFEIYKNIYPVLELGYSSISESEELFDYQASGLYFRGGIDYNILPRKNRSAHHSITVGFRYGISPFTHRIENMLIHNKYWGDYQPGPYENSLTGHWLELAGGMKAEVLPNFFLGWSVRYKLLLNENMDPLLVPELIPGFGSGGEKRSFGFSYSVFYKIPLIKK, encoded by the coding sequence ATGAAGAACATATCTGGCTATTTCTCTAGGGCAACTGTGTTGCTGCTGGCACTGATCCTTTTCTCTCCGGCACGGGGACAGGATACCCTGCGCACTTTCGGTCCCCGTTTCGGCATCGACCTGGCCCGTTTTATCTATATTCTGGCAGATCCGTCGGAGGCCGGCGCAGAATTTTCTGCCGATTTTGAGATCTATAAGAATATTTATCCCGTGCTTGAACTGGGCTACAGCAGTATTTCCGAGAGTGAAGAATTATTTGATTACCAGGCAAGCGGGCTTTATTTCCGGGGAGGGATCGATTATAATATCCTTCCCCGAAAGAACCGTTCCGCACATCACAGCATTACGGTGGGTTTTCGCTATGGCATAAGTCCGTTCACCCACCGCATTGAAAATATGTTAATTCATAACAAGTACTGGGGCGACTACCAGCCCGGTCCCTACGAGAACAGTCTGACGGGGCACTGGCTGGAACTGGCGGGAGGGATGAAAGCGGAGGTGCTTCCCAATTTCTTCCTGGGATGGTCGGTCCGGTACAAATTACTGCTGAACGAGAACATGGACCCGCTTCTGGTTCCGGAGCTTATTCCCGGCTTCGGAAGCGGCGGAGAGAAAAGGTCCTTCGGATTTTCCTACTCGGTTTTCTATAAAATTCCACTTATTAAAAAATAA
- the mgrA gene encoding L-glyceraldehyde 3-phosphate reductase: protein MSYLASTTRYDQMKYNRCGHSGLLLPAVSLGLWHNFGGGADFQKMKDILLRAFDLGITHFDLANNYGPPPGSAESNLKHILQGELAPHRDELIISTKAGYLMWEGPYGEWGSRKYLLASLDQSLRRMGLDYVDIFYSHRPDPETPLEETMMALHTAVQQGKALYAGISNYNKQQTERAVDILEGLGTPCLIHQPRYNMFDRWVEEGLLEVLEKRGVGCIPFSPLAQGLLTDRYLDGIPAGSRIDSESIFLGKQDLDPSTMVKIKALNQHAEQRGQSLAQMALAWILQKKQVTSVLIGASSVQQLEANVATLHKLDFNRDELAYIDNILA from the coding sequence ATGAGCTACCTGGCATCTACTACACGTTACGATCAGATGAAATATAATCGCTGCGGTCACAGCGGACTACTCTTACCAGCTGTTTCGCTGGGACTTTGGCACAATTTCGGAGGAGGGGCTGACTTTCAAAAGATGAAGGATATACTGCTCAGAGCCTTCGATCTGGGGATCACCCACTTTGACCTGGCCAATAATTACGGCCCCCCTCCCGGAAGTGCCGAATCAAACCTGAAGCACATTCTGCAGGGGGAACTGGCCCCGCACAGGGACGAGTTGATCATCTCCACCAAGGCGGGCTATCTGATGTGGGAAGGACCCTACGGGGAGTGGGGAAGCCGGAAATACCTGCTGGCCAGTCTGGACCAGAGCCTCCGGAGGATGGGGCTCGATTATGTGGATATCTTCTACTCACACCGCCCCGACCCGGAGACCCCTCTGGAGGAGACCATGATGGCTCTTCACACGGCTGTGCAGCAAGGAAAGGCACTCTATGCAGGGATCTCCAACTACAATAAACAGCAGACCGAGAGGGCCGTTGACATACTGGAGGGTCTGGGGACCCCCTGCCTGATCCATCAGCCCCGCTACAATATGTTCGACCGCTGGGTGGAGGAGGGTTTGCTGGAGGTACTGGAGAAACGGGGGGTGGGCTGCATCCCCTTCAGTCCACTGGCCCAGGGCCTGCTGACCGACCGTTATCTGGATGGAATTCCCGCAGGTTCCAGGATCGACAGCGAAAGTATTTTCCTGGGTAAGCAAGACCTGGATCCCTCCACCATGGTTAAGATCAAGGCACTGAATCAGCACGCAGAGCAGCGCGGACAGTCGCTGGCCCAGATGGCTCTGGCATGGATCCTGCAAAAAAAGCAGGTTACTTCAGTTCTTATAGGAGCCAGCTCTGTGCAGCAGCTGGAAGCCAATGTGGCCACCTTGCACAAACTGGACTTTAACAGGGATGAACTGGCCTATATAGATAATATCCTGGCTTGA
- a CDS encoding M1 family metallopeptidase has product MKRFTTILMIGLLAVSLLAQEKMDPSKNQFRQMRTEFNTPNAYRTGSGAPGQLYWQQQANYKIAIELDDEKQQIRGEEQIEYINHSPDKLDYLWVQLDQNVRQKESLSRLSMPMSLGQRMHPYYMGMFLSEFDGGFKIEYVGDGSGSGLSYTINYTMMRIDLPEPLEPGGKTELEIRWWYRVNDRFKDGGGRSGMEYFAEDNNYIYTIAQFFPRMAVYSELEGWQNHQFTGRSEFALPFGNYDVEITVPSDHVVGATGVLVNAEEVLSETRLERLEKARNSLDQPVLIVTEEEARSAEKKRSKSKLTWKFHADNVRDFAFASSRKFIWDAMAVQFGERKVLATSLYPKEGNPLWEKYSTRVVAHTLQVYSRHTFDYPYPVAYSVHTDQIGMEYPMICFNGGRPLADGTYSERTKWGMIGVIIHEVGHNFFPMIVNSDERQWTWMDEGLNTFLQGIAEREWDHDHPSPSGRPADIVSYMKGDKSNISPIMTQGDLIRQFNNNAYEKPATGLNILRETIMGRELFDYAFKQYARRWMFKHPTPEDLFRTLEDASAVDLDWFWRGWFYGTDHVDISLDKVTAMKLSSGNPAEEKALRKKEAEALPEEIAVQRNRASMQSMVERDPAMKDFYNDYDPFAPDESDVEATLHYQRSMSETEKSWRAMKGFVYQLDFSNLGGMVMPLIIQFEYKDGSRELVRVPALIWNQDNLRTSKVFLLEKELSGVTLDPYLETADCDLNNNHWPPRVQESRFELFRGSGRINGASNPIQEQQ; this is encoded by the coding sequence TTACGACTATTCTGATGATCGGCCTTCTGGCAGTTTCCTTGCTGGCCCAGGAGAAGATGGACCCTTCAAAGAACCAGTTCAGGCAGATGCGTACCGAATTTAACACCCCCAACGCCTACCGAACCGGTTCAGGAGCGCCCGGACAGCTTTACTGGCAGCAGCAGGCCAACTATAAGATCGCCATCGAACTGGACGATGAAAAGCAGCAAATCAGGGGTGAGGAGCAGATCGAGTATATCAACCATTCGCCCGATAAACTGGATTATCTCTGGGTACAGCTGGATCAGAATGTGCGACAGAAAGAGAGCCTCAGCAGGCTGAGCATGCCCATGAGCCTGGGTCAGCGCATGCATCCCTATTACATGGGGATGTTTTTAAGTGAATTCGACGGGGGATTTAAAATCGAATATGTGGGGGATGGTTCGGGATCCGGGCTGTCCTATACCATCAACTATACCATGATGCGCATTGATCTGCCGGAACCCCTCGAACCGGGAGGAAAAACGGAGCTGGAAATCCGCTGGTGGTATAGGGTGAATGACCGTTTTAAGGACGGAGGAGGACGCTCGGGAATGGAGTATTTCGCGGAAGACAACAATTATATCTACACTATCGCACAGTTCTTTCCGAGGATGGCCGTATACAGTGAGCTGGAGGGCTGGCAAAACCACCAGTTTACCGGGAGATCTGAATTTGCACTACCCTTCGGGAACTACGATGTGGAAATTACCGTACCCTCCGATCATGTGGTTGGAGCCACGGGGGTGCTGGTGAATGCAGAGGAGGTGCTTTCGGAAACCCGGCTGGAGCGCCTGGAGAAGGCCCGGAACTCCCTGGACCAGCCTGTCCTTATTGTTACGGAGGAGGAGGCCCGGTCTGCGGAGAAAAAGAGGTCAAAATCCAAACTTACCTGGAAATTTCATGCCGATAATGTGAGGGATTTTGCCTTTGCCAGTTCCCGCAAATTTATCTGGGATGCCATGGCCGTGCAGTTCGGGGAGCGAAAAGTGCTGGCCACCTCCCTGTATCCGAAAGAAGGGAATCCTTTGTGGGAGAAATACTCCACCAGGGTGGTGGCCCATACCCTGCAGGTTTATTCCAGACACACCTTTGACTATCCCTATCCGGTGGCCTATTCGGTGCATACCGACCAGATTGGTATGGAGTACCCGATGATCTGTTTTAACGGAGGCCGTCCGCTGGCCGATGGCACCTATTCAGAGAGAACCAAATGGGGGATGATCGGGGTTATCATACACGAAGTGGGTCACAACTTTTTCCCCATGATCGTCAATTCCGACGAGCGTCAGTGGACCTGGATGGACGAGGGCTTGAACACCTTTCTCCAGGGGATAGCCGAACGGGAATGGGATCACGATCATCCATCCCCCAGTGGCCGACCGGCCGATATCGTGTCTTATATGAAAGGGGATAAGTCCAATATCTCCCCCATTATGACCCAGGGGGACCTGATCAGACAGTTTAACAACAATGCGTACGAAAAACCGGCCACCGGCCTGAATATTCTCAGGGAGACCATCATGGGCAGGGAGCTGTTCGATTATGCATTTAAGCAGTATGCCCGGCGATGGATGTTCAAGCATCCCACGCCGGAGGACCTGTTCCGTACCCTGGAGGATGCCTCGGCAGTGGACCTGGACTGGTTCTGGAGAGGTTGGTTCTATGGTACCGATCATGTGGATATCTCGCTTGACAAGGTGACTGCCATGAAGCTTTCTTCGGGAAATCCGGCCGAAGAAAAGGCTCTCAGGAAGAAGGAGGCAGAAGCCCTGCCAGAAGAGATTGCCGTACAGCGCAACCGTGCCAGCATGCAATCCATGGTGGAGAGAGATCCTGCCATGAAAGATTTTTATAATGATTATGACCCTTTTGCTCCGGATGAATCAGATGTGGAAGCTACCCTGCATTATCAGCGTTCCATGTCTGAAACGGAGAAGTCCTGGCGGGCCATGAAGGGTTTTGTCTACCAGTTGGACTTTTCCAATTTGGGCGGAATGGTGATGCCTCTGATCATACAGTTTGAATACAAGGATGGTAGCCGCGAGCTGGTCAGAGTTCCGGCTCTGATCTGGAACCAGGACAATCTCAGGACTTCCAAGGTGTTTTTGCTGGAGAAGGAGCTTTCCGGTGTTACCCTGGATCCCTATCTGGAGACAGCCGACTGCGATTTAAATAACAATCACTGGCCGCCCAGGGTCCAGGAGAGCCGTTTTGAGCTTTTCAGGGGCTCAGGCAGAATAAATGGAGCTTCGAATCCCATACAGGAGCAGCAGTAG